The following proteins are co-located in the Pyrococcus abyssi GE5 genome:
- the wecB gene encoding non-hydrolyzing UDP-N-acetylglucosamine 2-epimerase, protein MRPAIIFGTRPEIIKLSPVIRAFIKNDIQPILIHTGQHYDYEMSSIFLEELELPEIDYHLEVGSGTQAEQTGIAMIKIEKVLMNEVPDVSIVQGDTNTVLAGALASVKLLIPVAHVEAGLRSFDRTMPEEINRILADHSSEVLFAPTLEAKKNLEREGIRENVFVVGNTIVDAVLQNSKIAEKKSKILSELGLEPKSYILVTAHRKENVDNKDRLKKLVDILTSLPMQVVYPVHPRAEKRLKEFGLWDRLKSSGVMLLKPLGYLDFLKLEKNAFIVMTDSGGIQEEAIILNVPCLTLRYNTERPETVKAGGNILVGVEKDLALRYVKKLIEDEAFYKRMASAKNPFGDGRSGERIVSILMTLWESGRLKVKTSNFITPQKA, encoded by the coding sequence TTGAGGCCTGCAATAATCTTTGGAACGAGACCGGAGATAATTAAGTTGTCTCCGGTGATAAGGGCTTTTATAAAGAATGACATCCAGCCGATACTAATCCATACGGGACAGCACTATGACTACGAGATGAGTAGCATATTCTTGGAAGAGCTTGAATTGCCAGAGATAGATTATCACTTGGAAGTCGGCTCTGGAACTCAAGCCGAACAAACGGGAATTGCAATGATAAAGATAGAGAAGGTTCTAATGAATGAGGTTCCGGATGTGAGCATAGTTCAAGGAGATACTAACACGGTATTAGCTGGGGCATTGGCCAGCGTAAAGCTGTTAATTCCTGTGGCTCACGTTGAAGCTGGGTTGAGGAGCTTTGATAGAACGATGCCCGAGGAAATAAACAGGATACTCGCCGATCATTCGAGTGAAGTTCTGTTTGCTCCAACGCTTGAAGCTAAGAAGAACCTTGAAAGAGAGGGAATAAGGGAAAACGTCTTTGTCGTTGGTAATACGATAGTTGACGCTGTCCTTCAGAACTCTAAGATTGCCGAGAAGAAGAGCAAGATATTGTCTGAGCTAGGCTTAGAACCAAAAAGCTATATCTTGGTCACCGCGCACAGGAAGGAAAACGTCGACAATAAGGATAGGCTAAAGAAACTTGTCGATATATTAACATCCCTTCCCATGCAGGTCGTATATCCCGTTCATCCTAGGGCCGAGAAGAGGTTAAAAGAATTTGGACTCTGGGATAGGCTTAAGTCCTCGGGAGTAATGCTATTGAAACCTTTAGGCTATCTGGACTTCCTCAAATTAGAGAAGAACGCATTCATAGTCATGACTGATTCAGGCGGAATCCAGGAGGAGGCCATAATCCTAAATGTTCCTTGCTTAACCTTAAGATACAATACGGAAAGACCTGAAACCGTAAAGGCCGGTGGGAACATTTTGGTTGGGGTTGAAAAAGACCTTGCACTCAGGTACGTTAAGAAATTAATTGAAGATGAGGCATTTTATAAGAGAATGGCCTCTGCTAAGAATCCATTTGGCGATGGGAGGTCTGGAGAAAGGATAGTATCCATTTTGATGACCCTCTGGGAGAGTGGAAGACTCAAAGTTAAGACTTCAAACTTCATAACCCCTCAAAAAGCCTAA
- a CDS encoding DUF354 domain-containing protein → MKVWIDIMNSPHAHFFKGIIRELERRGFEVLVTTREFDGLTQILDMLGIDYISVGKHGGVTLEGKLLASAERVYKLSKLIIEEKPDIAMYKNNPEAPRIAFGLKIRSIGFVDNETAIPQNKLMFPFTERLLYPKVIDAYELLKCGADPNSLVPVNSIAEVANVYGFRPDDSVLKELGLEKYSYIVMRPEPIKATYFNGDRERSILEDVIPLLPDMPIVLFPRSEEQKKVFERFENVIIPDNVVDTMSLLFYARIMIGAGGTMNREALALGTPAISTYPGRLLAVTKWLIELGVLYHSTNPIEVATKAWEIIRRNRRYRKFIREVMITMENPVEAMIKEIEESGQTDKPGSYESLYKGSYKQENHGQYQKF, encoded by the coding sequence ATGAAGGTTTGGATAGATATCATGAATTCACCTCACGCTCATTTCTTCAAGGGTATAATAAGGGAACTTGAAAGAAGGGGATTCGAGGTTCTCGTTACCACGAGGGAGTTTGATGGCTTAACGCAGATACTCGACATGTTGGGAATAGATTACATAAGCGTTGGAAAGCATGGAGGGGTTACTTTAGAGGGAAAACTACTAGCGAGCGCCGAGAGAGTTTACAAGCTTTCGAAGCTGATAATTGAAGAGAAGCCCGACATAGCTATGTACAAGAACAACCCTGAGGCACCCAGGATAGCTTTTGGTTTGAAAATACGTTCGATTGGGTTTGTAGACAACGAGACAGCTATTCCTCAAAATAAGTTGATGTTCCCATTCACGGAAAGGCTACTCTATCCAAAGGTCATAGATGCTTATGAATTATTGAAATGTGGGGCCGATCCAAATTCCCTCGTGCCAGTTAACAGTATAGCGGAAGTCGCCAATGTCTACGGATTTAGGCCAGATGACAGCGTTCTTAAGGAGCTCGGATTAGAGAAGTATTCCTACATAGTTATGAGACCAGAGCCAATTAAGGCAACGTACTTTAATGGAGACAGGGAGAGAAGCATCCTCGAGGACGTTATTCCCCTTCTGCCAGACATGCCGATAGTGCTATTCCCAAGAAGCGAGGAGCAGAAGAAAGTTTTTGAAAGATTTGAAAACGTGATAATTCCCGATAACGTTGTGGATACAATGAGCTTACTGTTCTATGCCAGAATTATGATAGGTGCCGGAGGGACGATGAACAGAGAAGCATTGGCCCTAGGAACGCCCGCAATCTCCACGTACCCTGGGAGATTACTTGCAGTAACTAAATGGCTGATAGAACTTGGAGTCCTTTACCATTCAACCAATCCAATAGAGGTCGCAACGAAAGCCTGGGAGATAATTAGGAGGAACAGAAGATACAGAAAGTTCATCAGGGAGGTCATGATTACGATGGAAAATCCAGTAGAGGCCATGATAAAGGAAATAGAAGAATCAGGCCAAACCGATAAGCCTGGGAGTTATGAAAGCCTCTATAAGG
- a CDS encoding UDP-N-acetyl-D-mannosamine dehydrogenase has protein sequence MRIAVIGLGYIGLPTAIMFASSGHDVIGYDIRRDVVEKVNRGIAHIVEPEIGERLREVVSKGKLRATSDYNDLKGADAFIICVQTPLSNGVPDLTYLESAIKTIAKVIEKEALVVIESTVPPGTTERMAKLLEELTGLKEGEDFYVAHAPERVMPGRIFKELVYNSRIIGGVSEKASILAEKLYRSFVKGRIFLTTATTAEMVKLMENTFRDVNIALANEFAFLAHKYGVNVYEAIELANTHPRVKIHRPGIGVGGHCLPKDPYLLLANVDEDLGLIRKARKINESMPRFAAKLLFEALGEANVDPGDAVVLVLGLAYKGDTDDVRNSPALEFIKIIEKDVKEVRTYDPYVNGTHTILEEAVKGVDAIIIATDHSMFREIEWDKLGNLMRNKIIIDGRNLVKEPPKGFIFKGIGRGDV, from the coding sequence ATGAGAATAGCTGTAATCGGCCTAGGCTATATAGGATTACCGACTGCGATAATGTTCGCCTCCTCGGGTCACGATGTTATAGGGTATGATATTAGAAGAGATGTGGTGGAGAAAGTTAATAGAGGAATTGCTCACATAGTTGAGCCCGAAATTGGGGAAAGACTACGAGAAGTGGTTTCCAAAGGAAAGCTTAGGGCCACAAGTGATTACAACGACCTGAAGGGGGCGGACGCTTTTATAATATGCGTCCAAACCCCCCTCTCTAATGGAGTTCCAGATTTGACCTACCTAGAGAGTGCGATAAAGACCATAGCCAAGGTGATTGAGAAGGAGGCTTTGGTCGTTATAGAAAGCACAGTGCCCCCAGGAACAACTGAGAGGATGGCTAAGCTTCTTGAAGAATTAACCGGACTTAAGGAAGGCGAAGACTTTTACGTAGCTCACGCTCCTGAGAGGGTGATGCCAGGAAGAATTTTCAAGGAGTTGGTTTACAACTCCAGGATAATTGGAGGGGTAAGTGAAAAAGCGTCAATATTAGCCGAAAAGTTGTACAGATCGTTCGTAAAAGGGAGAATATTCCTAACAACGGCCACAACTGCCGAAATGGTCAAGCTCATGGAGAACACATTCAGGGATGTTAATATTGCCCTCGCCAATGAATTTGCTTTTCTGGCCCATAAGTATGGGGTTAACGTTTACGAGGCTATAGAGTTGGCGAATACCCATCCGAGGGTTAAAATTCACAGACCAGGAATCGGAGTTGGAGGGCACTGTCTCCCCAAGGACCCTTATCTCCTCTTGGCAAATGTTGATGAAGATTTGGGACTGATTAGAAAGGCTAGGAAAATAAATGAAAGCATGCCAAGGTTTGCTGCTAAGCTTTTATTTGAGGCTTTAGGTGAGGCTAACGTTGATCCTGGGGATGCCGTGGTGCTAGTCCTGGGGTTAGCATACAAAGGAGATACTGATGACGTTCGAAATTCTCCAGCCCTAGAATTCATTAAGATTATCGAGAAGGACGTGAAGGAGGTTAGGACTTACGATCCCTATGTAAATGGCACCCACACCATTTTAGAAGAAGCAGTTAAAGGTGTTGATGCTATAATTATAGCGACGGATCATTCGATGTTCAGGGAAATTGAGTGGGATAAGCTCGGAAACCTCATGAGGAATAAGATAATAATCGATGGGAGAAACCTCGTGAAGGAACCTCCCAAGGGGTTTATATTCAAAGGTATAGGGAGGGGCGACGTTTGA